Proteins from one Aspergillus nidulans FGSC A4 chromosome VIII genomic window:
- a CDS encoding uncharacterized protein (transcript_id=CADANIAT00002013), which produces MASTSALPQTLRSITATKIKELSKQRGLFEKRRDEIIQSAAATSDLRTKARVLLEGVTRLKGHPNDAFDKEDLDVDAESFETPVEAGTERAVHANIRRFLLQGKYDPSVSESSLRECIESLEKEIMYMERAHDHASFYSALVTEWLEDLEASGGISAMKGEEDESVEDVGMEKLGRTEMHEQRRIWEHIVFNGSNVQADMIRAYLDSLFMQTALSQQALKELRETIKSFATSFSAEKTWITLDELSWVSQSLLKTDLLSKEKTVILKELMRNNAVAQEVADVLNMRIASLDSWSWPGEGVPVEMRRQLNGKYRVFMDEDLLDSLMFQYLGSKWAVALRSAFVTFLGSRGWKKSRDNIPEQDNLRRSYFVGLPRFQGVNEERQGVYKRDYFMSQLPSTVDTEVGSYDNDDDDDGNNVNRPQNALDTKHSLLHLLITESILHTNLHGQFTAIRSDFKWFGPSLPHTTMLTVLSYFGVPQQWLEFFRTFLEAPMKFVHDGPNATVLRRKRGIPMSHTLSTAMGEAVLFCMDYAVNQSTDGAYLYRLHDDFWFWGQERTCVKAWTAMTVFAEVMGLEFNEEKTGTVRWQGAGEKLPQILTPPPVQPEGEDLLPSGNIRWGFLKLDSQERRFIIDREMVEKHIAELRRQLSACRSIFAWIQAWNGYFGRFFVNNFAKPAVCFGREHIDMAITTLSYIEHALFPGSDGGGVTNSLRKTIAERFDVHDIPDGLFYFPIELGGLNLLNPYIPLLAMREDIKQTPHRRIQKAFLDEEAAYLSAKENFEKTGPQNPQAFVLGSKSESAFPREFLSLEEYMKYAECFSRPLLDAYRDLIRIPDQISVDLTLAMRGILTLSATRTSAKTISGDWRSMSPYWKWTAELYRAGMVKRYGNLAAVNREFMPVGVVETLKEGKFRWQG; this is translated from the coding sequence ATGGCCTCCACCTCTGCACTCCCCCAAACCCTTCGCTCCATCACCGCCACCAAAATCAAGGAGCTCTCCAAACAGCGCGGCTTATTTGAAAAGCGCCGCGATGAGATTATCCAgtccgctgctgcaaccTCTGACCTGCGAACAAAGGCTCGAGTTCTCTTGGAAGGCGTCACCAGACTGAAGGGCCACCCGAACGATGCATTTGACAAGGAGGATCTCGATGTCGACGCTGAGTCATTTGAAACACCAGTTGAAGCTGGGACGGAGCGAGCAGTCCACGCTAACATCCGTCGGTTCCTTTTGCAGGGGAAGTATGACCCATCCGTGTCTGAGTCGAGCTTGAGGGAATGCATTGAGTCgcttgagaaggagatcatgTATATGGAGCGAGCGCATGATCATGCCTCATTCTATAGTGCGCTTGTCACGGAATGGCTGGAGGATTTAGAGGCTTCTGGCGGCATTTCAGCTATGaagggtgaagaggatgaaagtGTTGAAGACGTCGGCATGGAGAAGCTCGGACGTACGGAAATGCACGAGCAGAGGAGAATATGGGAGCACATCGTTTTCAATGGCTCAAACGTACAAGCGGACATGATCCGTGCCTATCTCGACAGCCTATTTATGCAAACGGCGCTCTCGCAGCAGGCTCTGAAAGAGCTCCGTGAAACCATCAAATCCTTTGCGACGAGCTTCTCGGCGGAGAAGACGTGGATTACTCTAGACGAACTTTCCTGGGTCTCCCAGTCACTGTTGAAAACTGATCTTCTGTCGAAGGAGAAGACAGTCATCCTTAAGGAGCTCATGCGGAACAATGCTGTCGCGCAGGAGGTCGCTGACGTTTTGAATATGCGCATCGCATCCCTGGATAGTTGGAGCTGGCCTGGAGAGGGCGTACCTGTGGAGATGCGTCGTCAGTTGAATGGAAAATACCGAGTGTTCATGGATGAAGACCTACTCGACAGTCTTATGTTTCAGTATCTGGGCTCCAAATGGGCGGTGGCTTTACGATCCGCGTTTGTCACCTTCCTTGGTTCGCGTGGTTGGAAGAAATCGCGCGATAATATTCCCGAGCAGGACAATTTGCGCCGGAGTTATTTCGTCGGACTTCCTCGTTTTCAAGGAGTGAATGAAGAAAGACAGGGAGTTTATAAGCGGGACTATTTCATGTCTCAGCTGCCTTCCACTGTTGACACGGAGGTAGGCAGCTACGacaacgacgatgatgacgacggaaACAATGTGAACCGTCCTCAGAACGCCCTTGACACGAAACactcccttcttcaccttcttaTCACGGAATCCATTCTACACACCAACCTCCATGGACAGTTCACAGCTATCAGGTCAGATTTCAAATGGTTTGGCCCATCTCTCCCACACACCACGATGCTCACAGTCCTTTCCTACTTCGGAGTGCCTCAGCAATGGCTAGAATTTTTTCGTACTTTCCTGGAAGCACCGATGAAATTCGTCCACGACGGTCCAAATGCCACTGTCTTACGCCGAAAAAGGGGGATCCCAATGAGCCATACGCTCTCCACGGCAATGGGAGAAGCCGTGCTATTTTGTATGGACTATGCCGTAAATCAGAGCACTGATGGGGCATACCTATACCGACTGCATGATGACTTTTGGTTTTGGGGCCAAGAGAGGACGTGCGTGAAAGCATGGACCGCTATGACCGTTTTTGCCGAAGTCATGGGTCTTGAGTTCAACGAGGAAAAGACGGGGACCGTACGCTGGCAAGGGGCTGGCGAGAAACTGCCACAAATATTGACTCCACCTCCTGTGCAGCCTGAAGGGGAGGATTTGCTTCCATCTGGCAATATACGCTGGGGCTTCCTGAAACTTGACTCTCAAGAGCGCCGCTTTATCATTGATCGAGAAATGGTCGAAAAGCACATAGCCGAGCTCCGACGCCAGCTTTCCGCCTGTAGGAGTATTTTCGCATGGATACAAGCATGGAACGGCTACTTTGGCCGATTTTTTGTGAACAACTTTGCTAAACCCGCTGTTTGTTTCGGGAGGGAGCACATAGACATGGCAATCACGACACTGAGTTATATCGAACACGCACTTTTCCCTGGAAGCGACGGTGGTGGAGTGACCAACAGCCTCCGAAAGACGATCGCTGAGCGGTTCGATGTCCACGATATTCCTGACGGTTTATTTTACTTTCCTATCGAACTTGGCGGCCTGAATCTTCTCAATCCTTACATTCCCCTTCTTGCCATGCGCGAGGATATCAAGCAAACGCCACACCGCCGGATTCAAAAAGCATtcctggatgaagaggcaGCCTATCTTTCAGCAAAGGAGAACTTTGAGAAGACTGGCCCTCAGAACCCCCAGGCCTTTGTGCTTGGAAGCAAAAGCGAATCAGCCTTCCCGCGAGAGTTCCTTTCCCTTGAGGAGTACATGAAATACGCCGAGTGCTTTAGCCGCCCCCTTTTGGACGCCTATCGGGACTTGATCCGCATTCCGGATCAAATCAGCGTTGACCTCACACTTGCTATGCGTGGCATCCTAACTCTGAGCGCGACGAGGACTTCAGCGAAAACCATCTCTGGAGACTGGCGGAGTATGTCACCTTACTGGAAGTGGACGGCCGAGCTTTATCGGGCTGGGATGGTGAAGAGGTACGGTAACCTCGCAGCCGTAAATCGGGAGTTCATGCCTGTCGGTGTGGTTGAGACACTGAAGGAGGGAAAATTCCGCTGGCAAGGCTGA
- a CDS encoding protein furA (transcript_id=CADANIAT00002014), with the protein MSAIKRWIKKLEVESDPGLTNTQLMLTNHDLRPVEPDRRQWRWYNFIFFWIADSLNIGYIGGQCITLMIRAIWPSYESLPNGIPESSGVDTKNFLSFFLFWLLSLPALWFPVHQIRHLFTVKSIYSPIAAIAFFAWAISRANGLGPIVHQSHTVHGSTLAWAVVKALMSCLGNFAALIMNDPDFSRFARKPKDALWAQLLTIPIGFGITSFIGIIASSSSAVIFGGDAIWNPLDLLGRFLEGASSAERFGVFIIALGFALAQLGTNISANSVSAGTDMTALLPRYITIRRGSYICAAIGLAMCPWNLVSDSNQFTTYLSAYSIFLSAIAGVMICDYYVVRKGYLIVKDLYSGEKDSAYRFNYGFSWQAYASYLSGLLINIVGFAGAVGRDVPVGAQYIYNVNYLSGFIVSFVMYFIITRLCPIAATSDTWNEVNTDLELDTEGHDIDAEDIHTGKPIGFETSEPREDYKGAKAGSASV; encoded by the exons ATGTCAGCTATTAAACGATGGATCAAAAAGCTGGAGGTGGAATCAGACCCGGGCTTGACTAACACCCAGTTGATGTTGACGAACCATGACTTGCGCCCAG TCGAACCCGACCGCCGTCAGTGGAGGTGGTACAacttcattttcttctgGATTGCAGACTCATTGAATATT GGGTATATTGGAG GACAGTGTATAACGCTGATGATTCGGGCGATTTGGCCAAGCTATGAGAGCTTGCCCAATGGTATTCCCGAGAGCTCTGGGGTTGACACGAAGAACTTCCTAagtttcttcctcttctggtTGCTGTCTTTGCCGGCCCTATGGTTCCCGGTCCATCAGATCCGCCACCTATTTACTGTCAAGTCAATATACTCGCCCATTGCCGCTATTGCTTTCTTTGCCTGGGCTATCTCTCGTGCCAACGGACTTGGTCCGATTGTGCACCAGTCTCACACGGTCCATGGCAGCACTTTGGCCTGGGCCGTTGTAAAAGCGCTCATGAGTTGCTTGGGGAATTTTGCTGCTTTGATCATGAACGATCCAGATTTCTCTCGCTTTGCACGGAAACCCAAGGATGCCCTTTGGGCGCAGCTGCTTACCATTCCCATTGGTTTCGGCATCACTTCGTTCATCGGTATCATTgcgtcctcttcatctgcagtcATATTTGGGGGAGATGCAATCTGGAACCCTCTTGATCTCTTGGGAAGATTTCTTGAGGGTGCTAGCTCGGCTGAGCGCTTTGGTGTCTTCATCATTGCGCTTGGATTTGCTCTCGCTCAGCTGGGCACCAACATTTCCGCCAACTCGGTCTCCGCTGGTACGGACATGACCGCTTTGCTTCCGCGATACATCACCATCAGACGGGGCAGTTACATTTGCGCTGCAATTGGCTTAGCCATGTGTCCG TGGAACCTGGTGTCCGATTCTAACCAATTCACAACATATCTATCCGCCTATTCTATCTTCCTCTCTGCCATTGCAGGGGTTATGATCTGCGACTACTACGTCGTCCGCAAAGGATATTTAATCGTTAAAGATCTTTACAGCGGAGAAAAAGACTCCGCATATCGCTTCAACTACGGCTTTTCCTGGCAAGCATATGCTTCATACCTTTCAGGGCTTCTCATCAACATTGTCGGATTCGCGGGCGCTGTAGGCCGCGATGTTCCAGTGGGTGCGCAATATATCTACAATGTCAACTACCTCTCCGGCTTCATTGTCTCCTTCGTGATGtacttcatcatcacccgTCTCTGCCCAATAGCCGCCACAAGCGATACCTGGAACGAAGTCAATACCGACCTCGAATTAGATACAGAGGGACATGACATTGACGCGGAAGATATCCACACCGGCAAACCGATTGGTTTCGAAACTTCGGAGCCCCGTGAAGATTATAAAGGTGCAAAGGCTGGATCCGCTAGTGTATAG
- a CDS encoding MICOS complex subunit MIC10 (transcript_id=CADANIAT00002016), with protein sequence MADSSDSQPVARSTKLVSEALLNEKWDRAISSMIIRSSLGLSFGVVFSVLLFKRRAWPAWVGLGFGAGRAWEEADASFRRGDSPVRDALRR encoded by the exons ATGGCCGACTCAAGCGACTCCCAGCCTGTCGCCCGCTCGACCAAGCTTGTCAGCGAGGCCTTGCTTAACGAGAAG TGGGATCGTGCCATCTCTTCCATGATTATTCGCTCTTCCCTCGGCCTGTCGTTCGGTGTTGTCTTCTCAGTGCTCCTCTTCAAGCGGAGGGCATGGCCCGCGTGGGTTGGTTTGGGTTTCGGTGCTGGACGTGCATGGGAGGAGGCTGACG CCTCTTTCCGCAGGGGTGATTCCCCGGTGAGAGACGCTCTGCGTAGGTAG
- the mac1 gene encoding putative copper-activated transcription factor GRISEA (transcript_id=CADANIAT00002017), with protein sequence MPFDENGVKWSCEPCIRGHRSSKCAHYDRLMVSVGKAGRPLSKCPHVEGSCNCKKLGAFMVAIPKGSTCLCRPVYKMILGENGPTPAPLDMNAAPSASATSASSASPSPSKIQKSSKKHVKTAPEQVSRALHSIPEYHQHALQYGTSPVVNPYGSQAQAPCYPYNATGNFSQPDTFPISDNLSSGLGLSSDGFTTAASQSNMFQQSVQPKESMSTHTPGSCCSSSRTESSNGIKAEPNIAVPNAYAVTSMAPSPVAEASSTWHNFSNLDRHFSPVETTTNGVQPALSGFAPHVSPINPTSIGFEQVHPAQPDSEASDLVSPSLPTHTLTNHTSGIPHSCSCGPQCSCLACPDHPYNDVTVQHIQEVGRIIAQDSQAFGNGNEFDQQNSHANVLQYSAPQMDQTLAEVETNSENVPVESCCGTGNTPLDNGHDAQGIESFTADHLMVPDAYYTYEYQVGLPGACAGEAGNCQCGPSCSCLGCLTHGNL encoded by the exons ATGCCTTTCGACGAAAACGGAGTCAAATGGTCTTG TGAGCCATGCATTCGCGGTCACCGTTCGTCCAAATGCGCCCATTATGATCGTCTTATGGTGAGCGTCGGAAAAGCCGGGCGCCCGCTGTCTAAGTGTCCCCATGTCGAAGGCAGTTGCAACTGTAAGAAGTTGGGTGCTTTTATGGTTGCTATTCCGAAGG GTTCCACCTGTCTTTGTCGGCCGGTCTATAAGATGATACTTGGAGAAAACGGGCCCACCCCAGCTCCCCTAGATATGAATGCTGCTCCTAGTGCCAGTGCTACCAGTGCTAGTAGCGCTAGCCCTAGTCCAAGCAAGATCCAAAAGTCCAGCAAGAAACACGTGAAAACAGCCCCAGAACAGGTATCAAGAGCTCTTCATTCTATACcagaatatcatcaacacGCCCTTCAGTATGGGACTTCGCCAGTGGTGAATCCATATGGATCACAGGCCCAGGCACCCTGTTACCCATACAATGCTACTGGGAACTTCTCGCAACCAGACACCTTCCCGATATCGGATAATCTCTCAAGCGGCTTAGGACTCTCTAGTGATGGATTCACTACCGCCGCGTCACAGTCGAACATGTTCCAGCAATCCGTGCAGCCCAAGGAATCTATGTCGACTCATACGCCAGGCTCCTGCTGTTCGAGTTCTCGAACTGAAAGTTCAAACGGTATCAAGGCAGAGCCAAACATCGCTGTGCCGAATGCGTATGCTGTCACTTCTATGGCTCCCTCGCCTGTGGCTGAGGCCTCGTCGACCTGGCATAATTTCTCAAATCTCGATAGACATTTTTCCCCTGTGGAAACTACAACCAACGGTGTTCAACCTGCCTTGTCCGGATTCGCTCCTCATGTTTCACCCATAAATCCAACCAGCATCGGTTTCGAGCAAGTTCATCCGGCACAGCCTGATTCTGAGGCTTCCGATCTTGTTTCCCCCAGTTTACCAACGCACACTTTAACAAACCACACCAGTGGTATCCCCCATAGCTGCAGTTGTGGCCCTCAATGCAGTTGCTTGGCTTGCCCGGACCATCCGTATAACGACGTTACCGTGCAACATATTCAAGAGGTGGGACGCATCATTGCTCAGGATTCGCAAGCCTTCGGGAACGGGAACGAGTTCGATCAGCAGAACTCTCATGCCAACGTACTTCAATATAGCGCGCCGCAAATGGACCAGACGTTAGCTGAAGTCGAGACTAACTCTGAGAATGTGCCAGTCGAGTCTTGTTGTGGCACCGGTAATACTCCTTTGGATAATGGCCATGACGCTCAGGGTATTGAGTCCTTTACTGCAGACCACCTCATGGTTCCTGATGCTTATTACACCTATGAGTATCAGGTTGGCCTGCCTGGCGCCTGTGCCGGTGAGGCCGGTAATTGCCAATGTGGTCCCAGCTGTAGCTGCCTTGGCTGTTTAACACACGGCAATCTGTGA
- a CDS encoding ribosome biogenesis protein URB2 (transcript_id=CADANIAT00002015), with product MPSLPERPRPSQEALLRLEKGTASPNIQLNEAAQIIGLDLSLCASHPEINRAPHVPIHAAPKEEWVLRWLLKKLKAAKNYRVEPASFLLLRQLIDLISPKTLASTLKDQKFIGILDHAITDLTDDVISGSGNGTNELLPSDSESSQTLSEGSSRKGTKRKRTNGIEHDSMDVDEQPRTPVSCFLAFTRLLDCIYSLVTLVSGKDGVDETARSHLRHALRGEPQPIAITLGKSFTLASLAITQFSNARKTTELQHLFYVLPALLEIWEWRSYRQDGAEGSGNGGFAAHCSQRALRLLHCVRAAGLDTDERTNVLSGIERLIALHVVLPARADFLSRGGLGIDYSSTEPDWSPVKPVSDAFRTIFSAAEPLSEPGSTVTKDNAAEKEFWNAAELIPEFFYIATRSVPRDSFRRKTDEAPWLETLFVAAAELAFSSMKSTKPTTFLSHFVRILEQLFQVALKQDVQLSLHTLLTHAAYTGLLKDQLPLVEWNLIALLIELGVDIFLPNSGLADSEKYLAALLNKINLLWRSGNSTDSSYEIIKAGIILPLLRGFMNARDLPTFMEIWYQQLTDIEEARMQDSNLSLFTVWEDDDLCDAYGEIMRNPLNQTFASAQMRAAAVEIRGDDGKLARSPEAYAQLLIAEAGFRKRNINLADNNADLASAMETVVSTLSSDQALHWRWRLWKLTRSLIENNVEKVNVGLGASLSSLTGAATSSIKRRHQELTHKLSARLECIEAYRLVLAITKHSPSTNSSEDLSSLMKEVIKLMNSISAKAALDSMNSGWNGRLNSLDSPATLSLAYFLGLIRIPDLWSHIESNIRRPLFSHILSFATAQYQPSSSTLENFSSGARFLQTWASVASHEYLLNAPSIVNDLIFVISERIKDDVSNLKLYTESLQRVPASLITRRQTGALLDLLQGVLSEQDSTSIVTVGILSLMAKLADLPKSTAEITGNWEPLWTIAKALSLQDTNIDLDIMKAFRFLHRAVVSKLLLLAEGERRKLFKKMFRKISAKVSKLQSIDRSSMECFFLRISLYQFWVHQEQLMDAIDVAELAASREKVFSLVVADLRSARDQYKKQPLEETVTVIKTLDALEDFEDLATDHEEVKRYLFKIESYVEKSVDSGTSLRRLIRRRVLATQSAEKSATIPVVQYAESLPLQHMYSEDQQLFIRATSERFRSMSTGSLTRVIQDVRQLGFTGKIAEYHLLIAGLAVAAAPPTEDKENDLAKELSLVCSEVTEAISRSKSVEQFVLATECLDVLLRSHLRCISQWNVDSILACIATCASKDGPRIRPDVCGVIYTRLCRLMGVLVGLHRQKLGGRFHLVLPAMQRLLHCLFARARKRSRLGKPDLGHGKQPYWLSQLNAAHAVHYTRLLTSLCDPTVSAVSRPTPWGAGYEGLTDQTKKAKQIAGQYLQYLIMDYAQSSLRSNLQPEVKAALLPGLYSVLDVMSRDTMRALSAGLDISGRAMFKALYDDYMKFGKWNKA from the exons ATGCCTTCGTTACCAGAG CGTCCGCGCCCTTCGCAAGAGGCTCTCCTTCGACTAGAGAAGGGTACGGCGTCTCCCAACATTCAGCTGAACGAGGCCGCCCAAATTATTGGACTCGACTTGTCGTTATGCGCCAGCCATCCGGAGATCAACCGAGCCCCTCATGTCCCAATCCACGCGGCCCCGAAGGAAGAATGGGTTTTACGATGGTTAttaaagaagctcaaggctgcCAAGAACTATCGGGTCGAGCCtgcatcttttcttttgttgcgGCAGCTGATTGACCTCATTTCTCCGAAGACATTGGCGTCGACGCTTAAAGACCAGAAGTTCATCGGCATCCTAGACCATGCGATTACGGACTTAACAGACGATGTCATatctggatctggaaatgGGACAAACGAGCTACTGCCTTCAGATTCCGAATCCAGCCAAACTTTGAGTGAAGGATCTAGCAGGAAGGGCAcgaagcggaagagaacCAATGGGATTGAGCACGATTCGATGGACGTTGACGAGCAGCCAAGAACGCCTGTCTCATGCTTTTTGGCTTTTACACGTCTCCTTGACTGCATCTATAGCTTGGTCACACTGGTTAGCGGAAAGGACGGCGTTGATGAAACTGCTCGCTCTCATCTCAGGCATGCTCTCAGGGGCGAACCTCAACCGATCGCAATTACGCTGGGCAAATCATTTACCCTTGCTTCTCTCGCGATTACTCAGTTCTCCAATGCTCGGAAGACGACAGAGTTGCAGCATTTGTTCTACGTTCTTCCTGCTCTCTTGGAGATCTGGGAGTGGAGATCGTACCGCCAGGATGGTGCAGAGGGATCTGGTAAT GGGGGATTTGCTGCTCATTGTTCCCAGCGCGCCCTCAGGCTACTACACTGCGTTCGTGCTGCTGGACTTGATACGGACGAGAGGACTAACGTGCTGAGCGGGATTGAGCGTCTAATTGCTCTCCATGTGGTACTTCCAGCCCGTGCAGACTTCCTTAGCAGAGGTGGTTTAGGCATCGACTATTCCTCAACCGAGCCGGATTGGAGCCCTGTAAAGCCCGTTTCTGATGCTTTTCGGACAATTTTTTCTGCCGCCGAGCCTCTATCCGAGCCCGGCAGCACTGTGACAAAAGACAACGCCGCTGAGAAAGAATTCTGGAATGCGGCGGAGCTAATTCCAGAGTTTTTCTACATCGCTACTCGATCAGTCCCGCGGGACTCATTTCGACGGAAAACGGACGAAGCACCTTGGTTGGAGACACTCttcgttgctgctgccgaaTTGGCATTCTCATCTATGAAATCGACGAAGCCAACCACATTTCTTTCCCACTTTGTGCGTATTTTAGAGCAGCTTTTTCAAGTGGCTCTAAAGCAGGATGTGCAATTATCGCTACACACGCTTCTTACACATGCTGCATATACCGGCCTTCTGAAGGACCAGCTCCCTCTGGTTGAGTGGAATCTCATTGCACTCCTCATAGAACTAGGAGTGGATATCTTCCTTCCAAACTCCGGACTTGCGGACTCTGAGAAGTATCTGGCGGCCTTGCTGAACAAGATTAATTTGCTCTGGCGGAGTGGCAATTCCACCGATAGTAGCTACGAAATTATCAAAGCCGGCATTATTTTGCCTTTGCTACGCGGGTTCATGAATGCCAGGGATCTCCCTACTTTCATGGAGATCTGGTACCAGCAACTGACCGATATAGAGGAAGCAAGAATGCAAGACAGTAATCTCAGCCTCTTTACAGTGTGGGAAGACGACGACCTTTGTGATGCATACGGTGAAATTATGCGCAACCCTCTGAACCAAACATTTGCCTCCGCTCAGATGCGTGCTGCGGCGGTCGAGATTcgtggtgatgatggcaaacTTGCTAGGTCTCCAGAGGCATATGCGCAGCTGTTGATTGCTGAGGCTGGGTTCAGGAAACGGAACATCAATCTTGCCGATAATAATGCTGACCTCGCATCTGCAATGGAAACAGTTGTGTCGACGCTTTCTTCGGATCAAGCTTTGCATTGGCGGTGGCGTCTGTGGAAGTTAACTCGCAGTCTGATTGAGAACAATGTTGAAAAAGTCAACGTCGGTCTCGGCGCTTCCTTATCAAGCTTGACTGGCGCGGCTACAAGTTCGATCAAACGCCGACACCAGGAGTTGACGCATAAGCTCAGCGCACGTCTTGAGTGTATTGAGGCATATCGACTTGTTCTTGCAATCACCAAGCACTCACCTAGCACGAACAGCAGCGAGGATCTGTCATCTTTGATGAAAGAAGTCATCAAGTTGATGAATTCTATCTCGGCAAAGGCTGCACTAGACTCCATGAACTCTGGGTGGAATGGTCGTTTGAATTCACTGGACTCTCCAGCCACCCTATCTTTAGCATATTTTCTAGGTCTTATCCGAATCCCTGACCTTTGGAGTCACATTGAGTCCAACATTCGACGCCCGCTGTTTTCTCATATTCTCTCTTTCGCGACGGCCCAATACCAgccatcttcgtcgactCTTGAGAACTTCTCGTCAGGTGCACGTTTTTTGCAAACGTGGGCTAGCGTCGCATCTCACGAATATCTTTTGAACGCCCCCAGCATTGTGAACGATCTGATTTTTGTCATATCCGAGCGAATCAAGGACGATGTTTCGAATCTCAAGCTCTACACTGAGAGTTTGCAAAGAGTCCCGGCTTCTCTTATCACACGCCGCCAAACTGGAGCTCTCCTAGATCTATTGCAGGGCGTCTTATCAGAACAGGACAGCACTTCCATAGTCACCGTTGGTATATTGTCATTGATGGCCAAGCTGGCAGATTTACCCAAATCCACCGCGGAGATCACTGGAAACTGGGAACCGCTCTGGACAATTGCGAAAGCACTCTCGTTGCAGGATACGAATATTGACCTTGATATAATGAAGGCATTCAGATTTCTGCACCGTGCGGTCGTTTCGAAATTGCTTCTTCTAGCTGAAGGAGAGCGCCGGAAGCTTTTTAAGAAGATGTTCCGCAAGATATCTGCGAAGGTGTCCAAGTTGCAGTCAATCGATCGCAGCTCTATGGAGTGCTTCTTCCTCAGGATCTCTCTATACCAATTCTGGGTTCATCAGGAACAATTAATGGACGCGATAGATGTCGCGGAGCTTGCTGCTAGCCGCGAAAAAGTCTTCAGTCTTGTGGTAGCCGACTTGCGCTCGGCCAGAGATCAGTACAAGAAACAACCCTTGGAAGAGACAGTCACAGTGATCAAGACTCTAGATGCCTTGGAGGATTTCGAGGATTTAGCTACGGATCATGAAGAGGTCAAGAGATATCTGTTCAAGATTGAGAGTTATGTCGAAAAGTCGGTCGACTCAGGGACTTCTTTGAGAAGGCTCATCAGACGCCGCGTTTTGGCTACCCAGAGTGCGGAAAAAAGTGCTACCATTCCTGTCGTGCAGTACGCCGAATCCCTACCACTTCAGCATATGTACAGCGAGGATCAGCAGCTTTTTATCCGTGCAACAAGTGAACGTTTCAGGTCCATGTCTACGGGCAGCCTGACTCGAGTAATACAGGACGTCCGGCAGTTGGGATTCACAGGCAAGATTGCCGAGTACCATTTACTTATCGCGGGCCtagctgttgctgcagcgcCACCCActgaagacaaggaaaatgATCTGGCGAAGGAGCTGTCCCTTGTCTGTAGTGAGGTCACCGAGGCGATTTCCCGCAGTAAATCGGTCGAACAATTTGTCCTTGCTACAGAGTGCTTGGATGTTCTCCTTCGCAGCCATTTACGCTGCATTTCACAATGGAACGTTGACAGCATTCTCGCGTGCATTGCTACGTGTGCCTCCAAGGACGGCCCCCGTATTCGTCCCGACGTTTGCGGAGTGATTTATACCCGTCTGTGCCGATTAATGGGCGTGTTAGTAGGTCTTCACCGACAGAAACTGGGAGGCCGTTTCCATCTAGTCCTTCCGGCCATGCAACGGCTGCTCCATTGTCTCTTcgccagagccaggaaaCGCAGCAGACTTGGCAAGCCTGATCTGGGGCATGGAAAACAGCCATACTGGCTCTCTCAGCTGAACGCTGCTCACGCTGTCCATTACACCCGTCTCCTCACATCCCTTTGCGACCCGACCGTTTCTGCGGTTTCCCGGCCTACCCCATGGGGTGCTGGGTACGAAGGACTGACAGACCAGACGAAGAAGGCTAAACAGATTGCAGGCCAATATCTGCAATATTTAATCATGGATTATGCTCAGAGTTCACTGCGTAGCAATCTGCAGCCCGAGGTGAAGGCGGCCCTTCTGCCAGGGCTATACTCGGTGCTTGATGTTATGTCACGCGATACCATGCGAGCGCTGAGCGCAGGGCTGGATATCTCTGGCCGCGCAATGTTCAAGGCTCTGTATGATGATTATATGAAGTTTGGCAAGTGGAACAAAGCCTGA